The region TATAAATGGTTGTCACGTTCGTACATGTGTGTCGAAGCCGTTGTGCCGCAGCAGAGCCACAAACTTGATGACCTCGCTCAGGTGCACGTCATCGTCCGCCTCGTACGTGACAAACACTCTCCCTGCACGCCAGGACAACAAGATGTCGTTAAAACGGCTACTTGACGGTGCACCGCGTCCATGGACACTCACGCTGCTCCAAAGACAGCGGCATGCTGTGCGGCGTCTGCTTCTCTGGAGGCGTATGGCTGTGGTTGCTGtggaatgacaaaaataaataaacaaaaaattaaaaaagcacttCAAGTTCAGTCCTGTTTGTGTTTTCACTTTCAGTACAGGCAGAGTATCTCACGAGGAGCGCTTGTTTGCTTTCAATGGGTATGTGAATACTACGGAAATCAGTTCAGTTTGTTTCCAGAATTATTGAATTGAGCTTTTTAAAACaccttaaaagggacctatgatTTTTGATGATAAATGGTGAtgtaaaatgtcagcttttaacatacagccatatgtgttggttcccgaatccaatccggaagtagagactggacagtccccagtttctcaagaaaagaggttacttcaagacgtctctcaatggtacgtagctttagcattttagtgttaggttcacagcatcggtaacatgtaatgtagtcatgacatgttttttttttaacaaaaaaattgaggaaaaccaaatgtacaaaaacagagAGAGTGagtgaaaactttttttttttttagaaaaaaaaaatcattgttgGAACTGTTGTAGATAAGTTATCCAATTTGCTGGTCTAACTGTTTGCCTTTCTAGCTACAAGTTGGTAAGATAGGTATAGCTTTGTTctctgtgtatgtatgcatgacttgcttttattgcaggatgtGGCACCAGCAGAAGGGGACAGTTGATTGCTCAAGCAGTCAACCACGAGCAGAAGAATGCGTGTATGATAAAGatagtggtttgtttttaaatggtctCAACTGGATAGTCAGGACACCCTTTCCCCGTAGCAGTTGAGACCTCCTGTGACCTAGGGCATTCCTAAATAAAAGGCAAGAGAGTGAAGGCTTTTTCAGAGTTGATTTGGAGGTTGTTACTGAGCAGACTtcaatcactctccttgcaagtaaaactaTGCCAGTCTCTTTGTCCTCTTTGAGCAGGTTGCTTTACAGATGTTTGGTGATTAAACCTGACAATCATCCAAAAACTGGGTCTTGCAAAAAGCGAGCAGagaccgaggcaaaattttcaTCAGaacatttttgatgaaaaccaaaacTGGGGTAAATAAAATCTGTGACAAAATCTGCGATATCTGTATCCTATCGAAGGCAACAAGAAATGTTGACATCGTTACTGTTCTTGAACAGCCCTGAATGAGACAGAGTAGGGCCTTTTTGTGAATTTGAGAAAAGAATTACAGTACTCACATCCGTGTGAACCCACCCCAGGGATGTCTGCAGTCACCTGGATGtttacaaggcaaaaaaatgAGAAGAGCACACAAAGGTCGCAGCAGGAACAAGTTCTCACTTACATGGAAGCCCGTGAGCTTCCCGGTTTGGAAAGCACGGGTGAACGTTGGCTCCGCTGCCGGCAAAGGCGTCCGCGGGACACTGGGCCCAGCAGGCGGCCCCAATGGGTGAGCACATGTACGGGGGCAGGGTGTGATGCCGGCTCGGCGGGTCCGAGTGCAGAGAGAAGGGCTGCTCCAGGCTGCTTGGGGACTTGTGACCAGAGGGGAGGCTATCTCCGCAGCAGCTGCAGAGTTCTTTTGGGTTCAGGCTGGACGGCGTGCTGCCGGGATATCCCGACCAGCTGCTGGACAAGCTGGACAGCGGCAGCCAGACGCTGTCGGCCAAGCTCGGGAAGGGAGTCGGCGGGAAAGAACAGGAGCTTAGGTTGGCTCGGGCGTGGGAGTCCAGCACGGGTTCCTCCTGGAAGGGGTCGCAAAGGCGGGCGCCAGCGGGGTCCATTTTGGCGGTCACTTCTTGCTGCTCGGCGCTCATGGTCTCATCGTCCTCTTGTGGAGTGTTTTTTCGCAGGAACCAACTGCACCAGCGGACATTGTGAGGACAAGCAATTTGGACTTTATGTTCTTGAAATGCTGCacgcttcaaaataaaactgtgTCAAAACATGAAACCCTACTGTGACACCTctgctattatttttccttcCTCACATCATTGTGTTTTAAATACGTGAGGCTATAAGTTGCACAATAccataaatgcataattaggtagaaaaaaaaacatacataagtcgcactggagtataggttgcattttttgtcatttttttgcaactacttgaccaaaaccaaCATTACATCCCCTTGGATGggaagttctaacaataaaagaatagagaacaggctgaataggtgtaagatatgctaacacaatgcttattcagctacacaaaaaataaatatgaacagaaaaggtgtccagtgtttatgtaacataaacagttttttcatttataagtcgctctggagtataagtcgcaggaacagccaacctatgaaaaaaagtgtgacttatagtccggaaaatatggtacatCTGCTCATGTTGgcctaattatttcatattgcattttattcctcATCTAGTGCTTTGCATTGCCTCGGCAGAACATAT is a window of Doryrhamphus excisus isolate RoL2022-K1 chromosome 5, RoL_Dexc_1.0, whole genome shotgun sequence DNA encoding:
- the traf3ip2l gene encoding uncharacterized protein traf3ip2l codes for the protein MLPGSKPPNSWFLRKNTPQEDDETMSAEQQEVTAKMDPAGARLCDPFQEEPVLDSHARANLSSCSFPPTPFPSLADSVWLPLSSLSSSWSGYPGSTPSSLNPKELCSCCGDSLPSGHKSPSSLEQPFSLHSDPPSRHHTLPPYMCSPIGAACWAQCPADAFAGSGANVHPCFPNREAHGLPCDCRHPWGGFTRINHSHTPPEKQTPHSMPLSLEQRRVFVTYEADDDVHLSEVIKFVALLRHNGFDTHIDIFEQQFRSISKIDFMERYLSEKEYLIIIIISPKYYDTVTASHVSSPDIDERTCSAVYIHKQLQNEFIQNGCKNFRFIPILFPGAKKCHVPTWLQNTHVYAWPLDRDDILRRLMRVEKYNPPPIGELPTIVSIPI